The following nucleotide sequence is from Candidatus Methylomirabilota bacterium.
GCGCGTAGTTGACGAACCAGGCGACCTTGTTGAAGAGCCAGAGGAGGAAGAACTGGGCGGCCAGGGTGGCCACCGCCAGGTAAAAGCCCTTGATGCGGAGGCTGGGGATCCCGAAGAGCAGCCCCACGCCGGCCGCGACGAGGCCGGCCAGGAGGAACACGGCGACGATGTCGAGGTGGGGGAACGCCGTGGACAGCTTGAAGGCGCTGTAAGCCCCTACCGCCATGAACCCGCCGGTGCCGAGCGAGAGTTGCCCGGCGTAGCCGGTGAGGAGGTTGAGCCCGAGGGCGGCCAGCGCGTAGACCAGAAGCGGGATGAGGACCGCCTGCAGCCAGTACTCGCTGGCCAGGGCCGGCGGGATCACGAAGGCGGCTGTCAGAGCCAGGGTGACCGCCACGCGATCCTGGACGATCGGGAAGATCGCCTGGTCGCTGGCGTAGGTCGTCTTGAACTGGCCGGCCGTGCGGTAGATCACGCTGTCACATCAGCTCCAGGCGACGTCAGTCGGAGCCGCATCACACCCGCTCGATGATCTTCTCGCCGAACAGTCCCTGCGGCCGGAACAGGAGGAAGACCAGGGCCAGCCCGTAGGCGAACCAGTTCTCGATCGCCCCGCCGACGAGAGGTCCCCAGTAGACCTCGCCGATCTTTTCGCCGACGCCGATGATGAGGCCACCCGCGATGGCGCCCGGCACCGAGGTGAAGCCGCCCAGGATGAGGACGGGCAGCGACTTCAGCGCGATGAGCGAGAGGCTGAACTGCACGCCGCTCTTGGCGCCCCACATGATGCCGGCGACGATGGCGACACCCCCCGCCACCGACCAGACGATGATCCAGATGGTCTTGAGCGGGATCCCGATGGAAAGCGCCGCCTCGTGATCGTCAGCGACCGCGCGCAAGGCGCGCCCGACCCGGGTTCCGTGGAAGAAGACGGCGAGCACAGCCACCAGGATCGCCGCCGTCACGCCGGCGGACAGCTCGAGCTCGTTCACGAGGACGCCGGCCACGCTGAAGGACCGGTCCGGGATACCGACGTCGAGCCGCTTGACGTTGCTGCCCCACAGCAGCTCGCCGAAGCCCTCGAGGAAGAAGGTGAGCCCGATGGTGGCCATGAACAGGATGATGTGCTCCTGGTTGACCAGCGGGCGCAGCACCACCCGCTCGATGGCGAAGGCGAGCAGGATCATCACCAGCGCGGTGAGCCCGAGGGCGAAAACGACGGGCACGCCGCGCTCCATGAGCCCGACCAGGGTCAGCGCCGCGAACAGCACCATCACCCCCTGGGCGAAGTTGAAGACGCCCGACGCCTTGAAGATCAGCACGAAGCCCAGGGCGACCAGCGAGTACATGAGCCCGGCAACGACCCCGCCGATCAGCACCTCGACGAAGAACGCCGGGCTCCCCGCGATATCGGCGAAGGGCGCCACCAACCCGTAGAGCACGTCCATCACGCGCTCCCGCCGAGCGCCGGCTTTGCCGGCGCAATCCCTCTCTGGGGGAGGCTCGGAGGGGGCCTCGACGGCCCCCTCCGATTTCTAGGCATGGGGCACCCCGAGGTAGGCGTCGATCACCGTCTGGTCGGTCCGGACCTCGGAGGGCGGCCCGTCGGCGATCTTCCGGCCGTAGTCGAGCACGACGACCCGATCGGAGATGTCCATGACGACGCTCATGTCGTGCTCGACGAGCACGATGGTGGTGTCGAACTCGTCGTTCACGTCGAGGATGAAGCGGCACATGTCCTCTTTCTCCTCCACGTTCATCCCCGCCATCGGCTCGTCGAGCAGCAGGAGCTCCGGCTCGGCGGCCAATGCTCGACCCAGCTCGACCCGCTTCTGGAGACCGTAGGGCAGGCGTCCGGCCGGCGTCTTGCGGATCGCTTCGATCTCGAGGAAGTCGATGAGGCGCTCGACGAAGGCCCGGTGCCGCAGCTCCTGGCTCATCGCCGGCCCCCAGTAGAGCGCCTCCAGCAGGAGGTTGCCCTTCGTTTTCAGGACGCGGCCGGTCATGATGTTGTCCAGCACCGTCATGCCCTTGAACAGGGCGACGTTCTGGAACGTGCGGGCGATGCCCAGGGCGGCGACGTCGTAGGGCTTGAGGTGGGTCCGGTCCCTCCCCGCGAAGCGGATCCGCCCCTCGTACGGGTGGTAGAACCCGCTGATGACGTTCAGCAGCGTGGTCTTGCCGGCGCCGTTGGGGCCGATGATGGCGAGCATTTCCCCGCGGCGCACCTCGAGGCTCACCCGGCTCAGGGCCAGCAAGGCGCCGAAGCGGACGCTGACGCCCTCGACCTCCAGGAGCGGGCCGGCCCCGTCGAGCGCGCTCACCGCGCCACCTCCCGGATCCTGAGATCGGCGCGCACGGTGCCGGTCCGGCCGTCCTCGTAGGTCACCTTCGCCTCGACCGCCACGTGCCCCTGATCGGAGTAGAGCGCGTCGATCAGCGCGGCGTACTTCTGGGCGATGTACCCGCGCCGGACCTTGCGCGTCCGGGTGATCTCCTCGTCGTCGGGGTCCAGCTCTTTATGGAGGATCAGGAATTTTCGGATCTGGGCGCCGCGCAGCACGTCGTCGTCCCGCAGGCTCCGGTTGACCCGGACGACCTCCTGGTGGATCAGATCGTAGACCTCCGGCTTCTGGCTGAGGTCGGTGTAGCTCGTGTAGGTAATCCCCCGCCGCTCGGCCCAGTTCCCGACCGCCGCCAGGTCGATGTTGATAAAGGCTGCGACGGAGGGCCGCGCCTGCCCGGTGCAGACCGCCTCCCGGATGTACGGGGAGAACTTGAGTTTGTTCTCCAGGTACTTCGGGGCAAAGATCGTCCCGTCGGCCAGGCGGCTCACGTCCTTGGCGCGGTCG
It contains:
- a CDS encoding branched-chain amino acid ABC transporter permease; translation: MDVLYGLVAPFADIAGSPAFFVEVLIGGVVAGLMYSLVALGFVLIFKASGVFNFAQGVMVLFAALTLVGLMERGVPVVFALGLTALVMILLAFAIERVVLRPLVNQEHIILFMATIGLTFFLEGFGELLWGSNVKRLDVGIPDRSFSVAGVLVNELELSAGVTAAILVAVLAVFFHGTRVGRALRAVADDHEAALSIGIPLKTIWIIVWSVAGGVAIVAGIMWGAKSGVQFSLSLIALKSLPVLILGGFTSVPGAIAGGLIIGVGEKIGEVYWGPLVGGAIENWFAYGLALVFLLFRPQGLFGEKIIERV
- a CDS encoding ABC transporter ATP-binding protein; this translates as MSALDGAGPLLEVEGVSVRFGALLALSRVSLEVRRGEMLAIIGPNGAGKTTLLNVISGFYHPYEGRIRFAGRDRTHLKPYDVAALGIARTFQNVALFKGMTVLDNIMTGRVLKTKGNLLLEALYWGPAMSQELRHRAFVERLIDFLEIEAIRKTPAGRLPYGLQKRVELGRALAAEPELLLLDEPMAGMNVEEKEDMCRFILDVNDEFDTTIVLVEHDMSVVMDISDRVVVLDYGRKIADGPPSEVRTDQTVIDAYLGVPHA